The region TTGAAAGAAGATATATCTGTGGAGAGACCCTCTGCAACTATTAAAAGCCTGGACACGGACGTCGGATTCTCGATGCGCGTGTCAGACCGGACCCTGAACTGTTTGTAAATATCGGGCGAAAGTCCGGCCGATGACATATTCTCGGCGACCTCTTTCGGTTCGGCTATCAGAAGCATCTGAAGGGCTGATATCTCCTGTTTGACGAACATGTTGTTTTCGTCGAGCCACAGTTCGACCGGTATGCCGAGAAGGTCAACCGTGTAATGACGAAGTTCTCCGAAATCGAAAGTCGTATCCAAACCTCTGTTTATTATGTTTATACTGACGACTTCCTGAGTGCTCGGTTCGAATATTTCCATCGTCACAACGCTGTCAGTTCCGAAAAATCTTATGGCTTCAACTATGTTCAAAGGGAGCCTTTCGGACGCGATTTTTCTCGACTCCTCGGAGTTGTCTGTGAAAGATTTAAATGACAAACTGTCATTGCTGTAGATGCCGCTCATAAGAAGATTCTGGTCATGTGATTTGATGTTGTAGAAGAAACTGTCTACAAATCCTTCACTCGATCCGAAGCTGATACCTTTGGTTGATATTTCCATGTTCTTGGATCCGGCAGTAAGCTGCATGAACATGAATTCTTTTTCCGAAATTGTGCCGTCCGGGAGCGTTTCGAGAGAATACACAGAGTACCCGACTTTGTTTCCACCTATGTACAAACCGAGCCATTCGTCGCGTTCAGTGAAAGAAAAATCGAGTGCGTTCGTTATCGCCTCTGCCTGGGGATGTTGTATTTCAGGCTTTTCAGTACAGCCGGTCAAAAAAAACAATATTAAAAACGACAGAGCGAAGATCTTGGCGTTTTTCATCTTTCCAGCCTTTGCTCGTAAAGAGGGAAGGCCGATGTGAGATCGACCACTTCCGATTTGACGCTGGACAAAGCGCTT is a window of candidate division WOR-3 bacterium DNA encoding:
- a CDS encoding transglutaminase domain-containing protein, with translation MKNAKIFALSFLILFFLTGCTEKPEIQHPQAEAITNALDFSFTERDEWLGLYIGGNKVGYSVYSLETLPDGTISEKEFMFMQLTAGSKNMEISTKGISFGSSEGFVDSFFYNIKSHDQNLLMSGIYSNDSLSFKSFTDNSEESRKIASERLPLNIVEAIRFFGTDSVVTMEIFEPSTQEVVSINIINRGLDTTFDFGELRHYTVDLLGIPVELWLDENNMFVKQEISALQMLLIAEPKEVAENMSSAGLSPDIYKQFRVRSDTRIENPTSVSRLLIVAEGLSTDISSFNQIQNADTVEIIRNTDLSEGSFVPDSVLVYLEPSPLIQSKDTKIIEKASEITSGIRIPREKLYALNQWVFRNLIKEPTFTVPSSADILNSMKGDCNEHSTLLCALLRASGIPSRLAVGVVYANNDGFYYHAWCEAYVDGWISVDPTFGQNSADATHLTISRGNSAEQARIMTVMGKLYIKVLEVDY